A single genomic interval of Macadamia integrifolia cultivar HAES 741 chromosome 6, SCU_Mint_v3, whole genome shotgun sequence harbors:
- the LOC122082136 gene encoding classical arabinogalactan protein 9-like yields the protein MALNNAILGFTMCLALVASCIAQSPSAAPTTTPAPPTIATPPTTVAAPPPVLTPPPVSSPPPSLTPSPVSVPSISPGLAPSPPAPIAPSPITTTGTAPSPSVAAPPIGAPVGSNPASGASLHGSSFALLALFGGVAVLV from the coding sequence ATGGCTCTCAACAATGCCATCCTTGGTTTCACTATGTGTCTTGCTCTTGTGGCCTCATGCATTGCTCAATCACCTTCTGCTGCCCCTACAACCACACCAGCTCCACCAACAATAGCTACACCACCTACAACTGTGGCAGCACCACCTCCTGTCTTGACTCCTCCACCAGTTTCTTCGCCGCCTCCATCTTTGACTCCTTCTCCAGTGTCTGTACCATCAATATCACCTGGACTTGCACCTTCACCACCTGCACCTATTGCACCTTCTCCTATCACTACTACTGGAACGGCACCCTCACCGAGTGTGGCTGCGCCGCCTATTGGAGCTCCGGTGGGATCGAATCCAGCCTCCGGTGCATCTCTACATGGAAGTAGCTTTGCCTTGCTAGCATTGTTTGGAGGAGTTGCAGTCCTTGTCTAG
- the LOC122080754 gene encoding blue copper protein-like, which produces MAKFLFFYVLACLFLQVLTCSATLYTVGDTSGWDVSTDLNSWVKNKTFNVGDSLLFQYSSSYTVNEVTRDNFNACNVTRALQIYTGGNTTIPLTKPGDRFFVCGNKLYCLGGMKLQVHVNGDQGASGPASATGFAPQASRNKNKASPNLYTSNGSPHGGRDSLIFATSLGAIVILLSIVII; this is translated from the exons ATGGCTaagtttctcttcttctatgttcttgccTGCCTCTTCCTACAGGTTCTAACATGCAGTGCTACGTTGTACACAGTAGGGGATACCTCTGGTTGGGATGTAAGTACTGATCTTAACTCATGGGTCAAGAACAAGACCTTCAATGTTGGAGATTCTCTCT TGTTCCAGTACTCATCTAGCTATACTGTGAATGAGGTTACAAGGGACAACTTCAATGCCTGCAATGTGACTCGGGCTCTGCAAATATATACTGGAGGAAACACTACGATTCCGTTGACGAAACCCGGGGATAGATTCTTCGTCTGTGGTAACAAGTTATATTGTCTAGGAGGGATGAAGCTTCAAGTCCATGTTAATGGAGATCAAGGGGCTAGTGGTCCTGCAAGTGCAACAGGGTTCGCACCACAAGCTTCCAGGAACAAGAACAAAGCCTCACCTAATTTATACACTTCAAATGGGTCTCCTCACGGTGGAAGAGATTCTCTAATATTTGCAACTTCTCTTGGGGCTATTgttattcttctttctattgttattatttga